In Theileria parva strain Muguga chromosome 4 map unlocalized ctg_529, whole genome shotgun sequence, one DNA window encodes the following:
- the bysl gene encoding Bystin family protein → MKSKEKNNKAKNAKVVKKSKNNKNRKNKKTFKKKPKKNEIDSDLSDFEPEITEELPPDVSFKVQQLLKEANEEIPKKKLRGTDFLENDPLVSFDFSEDSAGFLPESQTTSNTSEIWSKLNDLSTKPKESVMDRLRPVYNEIGLYLSRYKSGGLPKAFKVLPKMTNWAEIIQLTNPQNWTPNAMYEVTRLFSSNMNESNAERFYLCILLPAVRANLSSNKTLNHHYYESLMKAMFKPTAWFKGILLPLVQEGCTYREGAIIGSVLKKISIPVFHVSAFIIQICQYPKWFGSTSFILTTLFQKKYKLPRKVIGECLQYFYRFINFPDHLPVIWHQSLYLFLYHYQHMLNEDEYGLLRALLERHKHPQIGPAIEKLLSCTIQDVEME, encoded by the exons ATGAAAAGCAAAGAGAAGAATAACAAGGCGAAAAATGCCAAAGTAGTTaaaaagagtaaaaataacaaaaatcgcaaaaataaaaaaacttTCAAGAAAAAACCCAAGAAAAATGAGATAGACTCAGATTTGTCAGATTTCGAGCCTGAGATAACAGAGGAATTACCTCCAGATGTAAGCTTTAAAGTACAACAACTTCTCAAAGAAGCCAACGAGGAGATTCCAAA gAAGAAATTGAGAGGAACTGATTTCCTGGAAAATGACCCCTTGGTTTCATTTGATTTCTCCGAGGATTCCGCAGGATTCCTGCCAGAATCCCAAACCACGTCAAACACCAGTGAAATCTGGTCCAAATTGAATGATTTATCAACCAAACCCAAG GAAAGTGTGATGGACAGGTTGAGACCGGTTTACAATGAGATTGGGTTATATCTTAGCAGATATAAGAGCGGAGGACTTCCAAAGGCGTTTAAAGTGTTACCGAAAATGACCAACTGGGCTGAAATCATACAACTCACAAACCCCCAAAATTGGACCCCAAACGCCATGTACGAAGTCACACGACTCTTCTCCTCCAACATGAATGAATCTAAC GCTGAGAGATTTTACttgtgtatattattaccGGCGGTGAGGGCGAATTTGTCGAGTAATAAGACGTTGAATCACCACTACTATGAGTCACTGATGAAGGCGATGTTTAAGCCTACAGCCTGGTTCAAGGGCATTTTACTACCACTAGTCCAAGAG GGATGTACGTATAGAGAGGGAGCGATAATTGGAAGTGTGTTGAAGAAGATATCGATCCCAGTTTTCCACGTTTCAGCgtttattattcaaatcTGCCAGTACCCGAAATGGTTTGGCAGCACCAGCTTCATACTCACCACACTCTTCCAAAAAAAATACAAACTTCCCCGCAAA GTGATTGGCGAGTGTTTGCAATATTTTTACAGGTTTATCAACTTCCCAGATCATTTGCCTGTCATATGGCATCAGTCGTTGTACCTATTCCTATACCACTACCAAC ATATGTTGAATGAGGACGAGTATGGGTTATTGAGGGCGTTGCTGGAGAGGCATAAGCATCCGCAAATTGGACCAGCCATTGAAAAATTACTATCCTGTACCATACAAGATGTTGAAATGGAATGA
- the ATJ6 gene encoding DnaJ domain protein, whose translation MGKNKTPKLYLLLGLDQTATTRDVVKAYRLAALKSHPDKLQGLSKKQQEEAKNHFVQLKHAYEILKDDHKRKNYDEFGWEGEEEAAFAAAYEFYRTPVTEEDIVDFSKTYKGSKAESEDLLDFYNKHDGDLTNILFSIPLSDVEDLDRFLDFFNKNIKSKSLKSTANFTRTSKPKHLMTMKNKYKKTCKKAEKTEDDMDFAQLSAQIMANRKRRSDNFSSLISSLENKYGPTTKKLKLTK comes from the exons AtgggaaaaaataaaacacCTAAACTTTACCTTCTACTTGGCCTTGACCAAACAGCCACGACTCGGGATGTTGTCAAGGCCTACAGACTCGCAGCTCTTAAATCTCATCCTGATAAACTCCAAGGACTAAGTAAAAAGCAAcaa GAGGAGGCTAAAAATCACTTTGTGCAGCTTAAACACGCCTATGAAATCCTAAAAGATGACCATAAACGCAAGAACTACGATGAATTTG GCTGGGAAGGTGAAGAGGAGGCTGCTTTTGCAGCTGCCTACGAGTTTTACAGGACTCCAGTAACAGAAGAGGACATTGTCGACTTCTCCAAAACGTATAAAGGAAGTAAAGCTGAATCTGAAGATCTTCTTGATTTCTATAACAA GCATGACGGAGATTTGACGAATATATTATTCTCAATACCTTTATCGGATGTCGAGGATTTAGACAGATTTCTTGACTTCTTTAACAAGAACATTAAGTCTAAG aGTCTGAAATCTACCGCAAATTTCACCAGAACTTCAAAGCCAAAACACCTCATGACCATGAAAAACAAATACAAAAAGACCTGTAAAAAGGCTGAAAAAACTGAAGATGACAT ggATTTTGCACAACTTTCAGCTCAAATTATG GCTAACCGTAAAAGGAGAAGTGATAACTTTTCAAGCCTAATTTCAAGCctagaaaataaatacGGTCCAACAACCAAG AAACTGAAATTAACGAAGTGA
- the RPN8A gene encoding 26S proteasome non-ATPase regulatory subunit 7-like protein → MELVNKTSLLGMGTKVVVHPIVLLSVVDHYNRCAQGTSRRVVGTILGETISGELHLTNSYAIPFEEDTKNPLVWYFDHNYHENMFKMFKKINAKERVLGWYSTGPKCKLADLEIHEIYRKYCPHPIYIIVDITQKDELPIEAYISVEEPTSDSRFRRTFVHVPFSVGSFDAEEVGLEHLLRDLTNSTTSTLSKKVESKISALRSLVSKLTEMVDYLGGVISGTYTLNPSIVYMLQDIFNMFPAMDDEELIEAFAINMNDTTMTSYLGTIIRTMIALHNLINNMAENKRRSQLKLSSTT, encoded by the exons atggAGTTGGTGAATAAAACTTCCCTTTTGGGTATGGGAACTAAGGTCGTAGTTCATCCCATTGTTCTTCTCTCCGTTGTGGACCATTACAACAGATGTGCTCAGGGCACTTCCCGTAGAGTCGTTGGTACTATTTTAGGCGAAACCATCAGCGGAGAACTCCATCTCACAAATTCATACGCCATACCCTTTGAAGAAGACACTAAAAACCCGCTCGTTTGGTACTTTGACCATAATTACCACGAAAACATGTTCAAAATGTTCAAAAAA ATAAATGCTAAGGAGCGTGTGCTTGGCTGGTATAGTACTGGTCCGAAGTGTAAATTGGCAGACTTGGAAATTCATGAAATTTATCGCAAATACTGTCCGCATCCAATCTACATCATCGTAGACATCACtcaa aAAGATGAATTACCTATTGAGGCTTATATATCTGTTGAGGAGCCTACCAGTGACTCTAGATTCCGTAGAACTTTTGTCCATGTTCCATTCTCAGTTG GCTCTTTTGATGCTGAGGAAGTTGGCTTAGAACATCTTCTCAGAGATTTAACCAATTCAACCACCTCAACTCTTTCCAAAAAG GTTGAGAGTAAGATTAGTGCTTTGAGATCACTAGTGTCTAAGCTTACTGAGATGGTTGATTACCTTGGCGGTGTGATTTCCGGAACTTACACGCTTAATCCCTCAATAGTATATATGCTACAG GACATTTTTAACATGTTTCCTGCGATGGACGATGAGGAGTTAATTGAGGCGTTTGCGATTAATATGAACGACACGACCATGACGTCATACCTCGGAACTATTATCAGGACTATGATTGCACTTCATAATCTTATAAACAACATGGCAGAAAATAAAAGAAGATCACAACTCAAATTGTCCTCCACAACTTAA
- the rpl-36 gene encoding 60S ribosomal protein L36, with protein sequence MVEKEMKKRELRSGVSVGLLKGHTVTPLPLTSSVRPSRRKGLKTNRSALVSEVIREVCGFAPYERNLIELVKIGSASTSKRAFKFAKRRLGTHRRAKAKMNEVANIVEQQRKRRA encoded by the exons atggtAGAGAAGGAGATGAAGAAGCGTGAATTGAGATCAGGAGTCTCAG TGGGTCTTCTTAAGGGACATACGGTGACTCCGCTTCCGCTCACAAGTTCGGTGAGACCAAGTAGAAGAAAAGGCCTTAAGACTAACCGTTCAGCTCTTGTGTCTGAGGTGATTCGTGAGGTTTGCGGATTCGCGCCTTATGAGAGGAACTTGATTGAATTGGTTAAAATCGGCTCAGCTTCCACGAGTAAAAGAGCGTTTAAATTCGCTAAGAGGCGCCTGGGAACACATAGACGTGCAAAAGCTAAAATGAACGAAGTCGCAAACATCGTTGAACAACAACGTAAACGACGTGCCTAA